In Bythopirellula goksoeyrii, a single window of DNA contains:
- a CDS encoding prenyltransferase/squalene oxidase repeat-containing protein, giving the protein MLIPHRLLSIALILLFVISTDSVPAVAQTELLEAETENSPLATSGPQPRIVEPPAEGALQSAIDRGVDFLLQDQRPDGGWGSAEQTKGLNIYAPVPGAHQGFKLAVGGLVLSSLVECESTLDAERAAKVSKAIDRGTKWMLENHERVRRAEPMAIYNVWGHAYGLQSFVDLYHRAKLLGQDELEEKLLAAAQIQADKLNRYSFLSGGWGYYDFDHRTQVPASSPTSFTTATMLVALHNAKEIGVRFPEKLIDKAIASINRQRNPDFSYAYGEYLRMMPRMEINRPAGSLGRSQACNLALRLFGDEHVTDEVIQTWLDRLFARNNWLGYGRKLPIPHESYFMVAGYFYYYGHYYATMCIEQLPEEDRQDHENQMAHILLPLQEKDGSWWDYPFYNYHQQYGTAMALYSLRHCQQD; this is encoded by the coding sequence ATGTTAATTCCACATCGATTGCTCTCGATCGCACTGATACTACTCTTTGTCATCTCGACTGACTCTGTTCCTGCCGTAGCGCAGACAGAGTTACTTGAAGCGGAGACGGAAAACTCCCCGCTGGCGACGAGCGGCCCCCAACCGAGAATCGTAGAGCCTCCTGCGGAAGGTGCTTTGCAGTCGGCAATTGATCGAGGTGTGGATTTCTTGTTGCAAGACCAACGCCCGGACGGAGGTTGGGGCAGCGCAGAGCAAACCAAAGGGCTCAACATCTACGCGCCCGTGCCAGGCGCTCACCAGGGATTCAAACTGGCCGTGGGGGGGTTGGTACTCTCATCGCTGGTTGAATGCGAGTCGACGCTTGATGCCGAACGGGCCGCCAAGGTGAGCAAAGCAATAGACCGTGGTACGAAGTGGATGTTGGAAAATCACGAAAGAGTACGCCGTGCCGAACCGATGGCCATTTACAATGTCTGGGGGCATGCCTACGGCTTGCAGAGTTTCGTAGACCTTTATCATCGAGCCAAGCTATTGGGGCAGGACGAGCTAGAGGAAAAGCTGCTCGCTGCAGCCCAAATTCAGGCGGACAAGCTCAATCGCTATTCCTTTCTTAGCGGTGGCTGGGGCTACTACGATTTCGATCATCGCACACAAGTCCCTGCCAGCAGCCCAACGAGTTTCACCACGGCAACGATGTTGGTGGCACTCCACAATGCAAAGGAGATTGGTGTCAGGTTTCCTGAGAAGTTGATCGACAAAGCCATCGCTTCGATCAATCGGCAGCGGAACCCCGACTTCAGCTATGCCTATGGTGAATACCTGCGGATGATGCCACGAATGGAGATCAACCGTCCTGCTGGCAGTCTCGGCAGAAGCCAGGCGTGTAACCTGGCACTACGTTTGTTCGGAGACGAACATGTCACCGACGAGGTGATTCAAACCTGGCTTGATCGGTTGTTTGCCCGCAACAATTGGCTTGGGTATGGGCGCAAGTTGCCGATTCCTCATGAAAGCTATTTCATGGTGGCTGGGTATTTCTATTATTACGGCCACTACTACGCAACAATGTGTATCGAACAACTTCCCGAAGAGGATCGGCAGGATCACGAGAATCAAATGGCCCACATCCTATTACCGCTGCAAGAGAAGGATGGGAGTTGGTGGGACTACCCGTTCTACAATTATCACCAGCAGTATGGAACGGCTATGGCGCTCTATTCGCTGAGGCATTGTCAGCAGGATTAG
- the gluQRS gene encoding tRNA glutamyl-Q(34) synthetase GluQRS → MSQHRTRLAPSPTGALHLGNARTFLVNWALARQQGWQIVLRIEDLDGPRIKQGAAEEAIDILTWLGLDWDEGPFYQLADLTPYTAALEKLGSQGDIYPCACTRKQIEEASLSAPHDDDHERRYPGTCRPPKRVPISNQQLLQEGTALRLRVPPGDVTFVDEFAGEQAWNVEQLVGDFLVGTKLGLPGYQLAVVVDDARQGITQIVRGDDLLSSTPRQLILYEKLGLGPVPLYTHLPMVVGEDGRRLAKRHGDTRLSYYREKGVTPERILGLLAHWCGLDEQREMTAKEFAQNFELSNLPREQIVYTPSDLR, encoded by the coding sequence ATGTCACAACATCGCACGCGACTGGCTCCCTCTCCTACGGGTGCCTTGCACTTGGGGAACGCGCGCACTTTTCTTGTGAATTGGGCGCTCGCTCGGCAGCAAGGCTGGCAGATTGTGCTGCGGATCGAAGACCTCGACGGACCTCGCATCAAGCAGGGTGCGGCTGAAGAGGCGATTGACATTCTCACTTGGTTGGGGCTGGATTGGGATGAGGGCCCTTTTTACCAACTCGCGGACTTAACGCCCTACACAGCAGCTCTCGAAAAGCTTGGTTCCCAGGGAGACATCTATCCCTGCGCCTGCACGCGGAAGCAGATCGAAGAGGCAAGCCTCTCGGCACCGCACGACGACGATCACGAACGGCGATATCCGGGGACCTGCCGACCGCCGAAGCGCGTTCCCATCTCAAATCAACAGTTACTCCAAGAGGGCACGGCACTACGACTGCGCGTCCCACCAGGCGACGTGACCTTCGTCGATGAGTTTGCGGGGGAACAAGCGTGGAACGTTGAGCAATTGGTCGGTGATTTCCTGGTAGGCACCAAGCTGGGTCTGCCCGGCTATCAACTGGCAGTGGTGGTTGACGACGCTCGGCAAGGCATCACACAGATCGTGCGCGGCGACGATCTTTTGAGCTCAACGCCACGGCAATTGATCCTCTACGAGAAGCTTGGTCTAGGACCGGTGCCACTATACACGCACCTCCCCATGGTGGTCGGCGAGGATGGTCGCCGGCTTGCCAAACGCCACGGCGATACCCGCCTCTCGTATTACCGAGAGAAAGGAGTGACACCCGAACGCATCCTTGGCTTGCTGGCCCACTGGTGTGGACTGGACGAACAACGTGAAATGACCGCCAAAGAGTTCGCTCAAAACTTCGAGCTATCTAATCTCCCTCGCGAGCAAATCGTCTACACCCCCAGCGACCTCCGTTAA
- a CDS encoding DUF2089 domain-containing protein has translation MDQKTPNAECPYCQQAMTVSRMTCHACQIAVEATFPTARLANLPVEHQRFIEIFVLASGSLKEIAEQTGVSYPTVRSRLDKVIAALRDEIGRTQKTKGSILDAVSAGKLSAETAAQLIKAI, from the coding sequence ATGGATCAAAAAACCCCCAACGCTGAATGTCCCTACTGCCAGCAAGCAATGACCGTTAGTCGGATGACGTGCCATGCCTGCCAGATCGCAGTGGAGGCGACGTTTCCCACTGCCCGACTGGCCAACCTGCCTGTCGAACATCAGCGGTTTATTGAAATTTTTGTCCTCGCCAGCGGCAGCCTCAAGGAAATCGCGGAGCAGACTGGGGTCAGCTATCCGACCGTGCGATCGCGGCTCGACAAGGTGATCGCGGCGTTGCGCGACGAAATTGGCCGTACTCAGAAGACAAAGGGTTCGATTCTGGACGCCGTAAGCGCGGGAAAACTGTCCGCGGAAACAGCGGCACAATTGATCAAGGCTATTTAA
- a CDS encoding tetratricopeptide repeat protein → MVSTMAHSLPSSGSSNKSSLPPDEQQILDSALLESDQLLVRSLHDDQQRRRKRAIWLSVILFGGVAMSTLLWLVMTGLTTVTVSRADVNEAQQLSKEGWQFWQKQQFADAEEKFTKSVELNPKDADAWNGLGWTQFNSGQSAEAVKTFEQCVKLKPKHPAGLNGLGQIYLMWGDLPQAEKYLKKAAPQAPAAWFGLARLYLIQGDFKKAKPWVERLAEDPNNAEAQRMLEAVKNQELPEDLKIMLQPAGKPEGAESESETEEPTTDESAQATSGAGDEFAEWRDQLTSAGESSKWFVGANFGKTLAALPGDEALRILEPCWSEIADSVRPQLLKGFSPGMMGNKKMNRSFFDVMHLGMSDPNPTVREYASTYLEMQGLPNFANNQEGYAKWWEANNDRSAEEIVKENNLPVLEFVE, encoded by the coding sequence ATGGTCAGCACTATGGCACACAGTCTACCAAGTTCAGGGAGCAGCAATAAGAGCTCACTCCCTCCTGACGAACAACAAATCCTGGACTCGGCACTCCTGGAATCGGACCAACTGTTGGTCCGGTCACTTCATGACGACCAACAACGCCGCCGCAAGCGGGCAATCTGGTTGTCTGTAATTCTATTTGGAGGAGTAGCGATGTCGACATTACTTTGGTTGGTGATGACCGGTCTGACAACGGTCACCGTGTCTCGCGCAGACGTCAATGAAGCGCAGCAATTGAGCAAGGAAGGTTGGCAATTTTGGCAGAAGCAACAATTCGCTGATGCGGAAGAAAAGTTTACCAAGTCGGTCGAATTAAACCCTAAGGATGCTGACGCCTGGAATGGCCTCGGCTGGACTCAATTCAATAGTGGCCAGAGTGCTGAAGCAGTCAAAACGTTTGAACAGTGCGTGAAGCTCAAGCCGAAACACCCGGCGGGTCTCAATGGACTGGGGCAGATCTATCTCATGTGGGGGGACCTGCCTCAGGCGGAGAAGTATCTCAAGAAAGCTGCTCCCCAGGCGCCTGCCGCTTGGTTCGGGTTGGCAAGACTGTATTTGATCCAAGGCGATTTCAAGAAGGCGAAGCCTTGGGTCGAGCGGCTGGCCGAAGATCCCAACAATGCTGAGGCGCAGAGGATGCTCGAAGCGGTAAAGAACCAGGAGCTTCCCGAAGACTTGAAGATCATGCTCCAACCCGCAGGGAAACCAGAAGGTGCGGAATCTGAATCAGAGACCGAAGAGCCAACGACTGATGAGAGTGCCCAGGCAACAAGTGGTGCTGGCGACGAATTTGCTGAGTGGCGAGATCAACTCACATCAGCAGGAGAAAGTTCAAAATGGTTTGTAGGGGCCAACTTCGGCAAGACGCTCGCCGCGCTGCCGGGTGATGAGGCATTGCGGATTCTGGAACCCTGCTGGTCAGAGATCGCCGACAGTGTCCGGCCGCAACTACTCAAAGGTTTCTCTCCAGGAATGATGGGCAACAAGAAGATGAATAGGAGCTTCTTCGATGTCATGCATCTGGGGATGAGCGACCCCAATCCGACTGTGCGGGAGTACGCTTCCACCTACCTGGAAATGCAGGGGCTACCGAATTTCGCCAACAACCAAGAAGGATACGCCAAGTGGTGGGAGGCAAACAACGATCGTTCTGCCGAAGAGATCGTCAAGGAGAATAATTTGCCGGTGCTAGAGTTCGTCGAATAG
- a CDS encoding PEP-CTERM sorting domain-containing protein (PEP-CTERM proteins occur, often in large numbers, in the proteomes of bacteria that also encode an exosortase, a predicted intramembrane cysteine proteinase. The presence of a PEP-CTERM domain at a protein's C-terminus predicts cleavage within the sorting domain, followed by covalent anchoring to some some component of the (usually Gram-negative) cell surface. Many PEP-CTERM proteins exhibit an unusual sequence composition that includes large numbers of potential glycosylation sites. Expression of one such protein has been shown restore the ability of a bacterium to form floc, a type of biofilm.) — MFSKFQLQLCLLACLVGCPPTWAAFSLSFNVNTSGFTASQVTTLNTSLDLAKARWENVITGYQPGISVSSVPISVQSGSAFAAASVGSSVSQGGFVVSTSGRLFVNPAVIDAYASWNGVGPTNPNPDYLGQNYLDDILGHEIGHALGIGTLWSANEVSTAGTGQYTGTYGVLAYQREFDPLATFVPVEQAGGSGTPDNHWDQVMRSSTQEGNPSDPWNESPLTGITDAEGRDFALEWMTGALDPDYGQPFLSMTTIQSLRDLGFTVVPEPSGIVLLVSALAILNHSRRRKPMVVR; from the coding sequence ATGTTTAGTAAATTTCAACTACAACTTTGCCTACTGGCTTGCCTGGTTGGCTGTCCACCAACTTGGGCAGCCTTTAGTTTGTCGTTCAATGTCAACACGAGCGGCTTTACGGCGTCCCAAGTGACAACTCTCAATACTTCCCTCGATCTGGCAAAGGCTCGTTGGGAGAATGTCATCACCGGTTACCAACCCGGGATCAGCGTCAGTTCCGTTCCTATCAGTGTGCAGTCAGGGTCAGCCTTCGCGGCAGCTTCCGTTGGTTCGTCCGTATCCCAAGGTGGGTTTGTTGTTTCCACGAGTGGAAGACTGTTTGTGAATCCTGCTGTGATCGACGCCTATGCCAGTTGGAATGGCGTGGGGCCAACCAATCCGAATCCAGACTACCTCGGTCAGAACTACCTCGACGATATCCTGGGCCACGAAATTGGGCATGCGCTAGGCATTGGAACCCTCTGGTCGGCAAACGAAGTCTCGACTGCGGGAACGGGACAATACACGGGGACCTATGGAGTGCTGGCCTACCAGAGGGAGTTTGATCCCTTGGCGACTTTCGTTCCTGTCGAACAAGCAGGTGGCTCTGGTACACCAGACAACCACTGGGATCAAGTCATGCGGAGCAGCACGCAAGAAGGCAATCCGAGTGATCCCTGGAATGAGTCGCCGCTGACTGGCATTACCGACGCAGAGGGGCGTGATTTTGCCTTGGAATGGATGACTGGTGCGCTCGATCCCGACTATGGCCAACCCTTTTTGAGTATGACGACGATCCAATCACTGCGCGACTTGGGATTCACAGTAGTGCCAGAGCCGAGTGGGATCGTGTTGCTGGTGAGTGCGCTGGCTATTCTCAATCATAGCCGTCGGCGGAAGCCGATGGTTGTACGATAG
- a CDS encoding HAD family hydrolase produces MPRSAVIFDVDGVLIDSYQAHYESWLAMFAEQGVSFTEQDFRATFGRTSHDIIAALYGKDLNDAEIREWDNRKEALYRDIIRKSFPAIDGAVELLDSLAADGFRLAVGSSGPPENIALTLDCLGRSELFAAKVTRVDVTRGKPDPQVFQIAAQRLGADPSECVVVEDAPAGIEAANRAEMASVALTGTATREELSHALMVVDSLRELTPTKLRAL; encoded by the coding sequence ATGCCACGCTCAGCCGTAATTTTCGATGTCGATGGGGTACTCATCGATTCCTATCAGGCTCACTACGAAAGCTGGTTGGCGATGTTTGCTGAGCAGGGCGTTTCGTTTACCGAGCAGGACTTCCGCGCCACCTTTGGTCGCACTAGCCACGACATTATCGCTGCGCTCTATGGAAAGGATCTCAACGACGCCGAGATCCGCGAGTGGGACAACCGCAAAGAAGCCCTTTACCGCGACATCATTCGCAAGTCGTTTCCTGCCATCGACGGTGCAGTCGAACTTCTTGATTCCTTGGCAGCCGACGGATTCCGACTCGCAGTCGGCTCATCGGGGCCCCCTGAGAATATCGCACTCACCCTCGATTGCCTGGGACGCTCCGAATTGTTCGCCGCTAAAGTGACCCGGGTAGACGTCACTCGCGGCAAGCCCGATCCACAGGTATTCCAGATCGCGGCTCAGCGACTGGGCGCTGACCCGAGCGAGTGCGTGGTCGTCGAAGATGCCCCTGCTGGTATCGAAGCCGCCAACCGTGCGGAGATGGCCAGCGTAGCACTCACTGGCACCGCCACCCGCGAGGAACTATCCCACGCACTCATGGTGGTGGATAGCCTGCGAGAACTCACACCGACAAAGTTGCGTGCACTATAA
- a CDS encoding glutamate synthase subunit beta yields MGKPTGFKEFQREVVPYRDPVERAGDFLEIYTEPIVEQLRTQGARCMDCGVPFCQSNSGCPIDNLIPEWNDLVYQNRWRDALDRLHKTNNFPEFTGRACPAPCEGSCVLGITDPPVTIKNIENAIIDRGFEEGWVVAQPPSERTGLRVAIVGSGPAGLAAAAQLNKAGHAVTVFERADRIGGLLMYGIPNMKLDKGVVERRVNLLREEGVEFVTCVHVGREEDFPSGHMTQIMQERGCEMQFIDPQELIDEYDAVLMATGATKSFDPTGRCPGRDLGGIYLAMDFLTRNTKSLLDSELADGKFLSAKDKHVIVIGGGDTGADCIGTSLRHGAKSIVNFELLDTPPAERAPNNPWPQWPRVYRVDYSHAETKARLGADPRQFNVLTKEFIDDGNGRISGVKTVTVDWSKPGDKAPFSEVPGSEKVWPADLVFLATGFVGPELEVGEMLGLETQNPRGNWQTFAAEHGAFATNLEKVFAAGDCRRGQSLVVWAINEGRGAARAIDEFLRGSTVLSAPGLNLPQQVV; encoded by the coding sequence ATGGGAAAACCTACCGGATTTAAAGAATTTCAGCGAGAAGTTGTGCCTTACCGCGACCCCGTCGAGCGGGCTGGTGATTTCTTGGAGATCTACACCGAGCCGATCGTAGAGCAACTGCGCACTCAGGGTGCGCGATGCATGGACTGTGGGGTGCCCTTTTGTCAGTCAAATTCGGGTTGTCCGATCGATAATCTCATTCCCGAATGGAACGATCTGGTCTACCAGAATCGCTGGCGCGATGCGCTGGATCGGCTGCACAAAACGAACAACTTCCCCGAGTTCACTGGCCGCGCTTGCCCTGCGCCTTGTGAAGGATCTTGCGTTCTGGGGATTACCGATCCGCCGGTTACGATTAAGAACATTGAAAACGCCATCATTGACCGCGGCTTTGAGGAAGGGTGGGTCGTAGCTCAGCCTCCCAGCGAGCGCACCGGCCTACGGGTGGCCATTGTCGGCAGTGGCCCCGCTGGTTTGGCCGCTGCTGCTCAACTCAACAAAGCAGGACACGCCGTTACTGTCTTCGAGCGTGCTGACCGCATTGGCGGCCTGTTGATGTATGGCATTCCGAACATGAAACTCGACAAGGGTGTCGTCGAGCGACGCGTGAATCTTCTGCGCGAAGAAGGCGTCGAGTTCGTCACCTGTGTTCATGTCGGCCGCGAAGAGGATTTTCCCTCGGGCCACATGACCCAAATCATGCAGGAGCGTGGCTGCGAGATGCAGTTCATCGATCCGCAAGAACTCATCGACGAATATGATGCCGTTCTCATGGCCACCGGGGCAACCAAGTCCTTCGATCCTACCGGTCGCTGTCCAGGTCGTGATCTGGGGGGAATCTATCTGGCGATGGATTTTCTCACGCGCAATACCAAGAGCCTGCTCGATTCCGAATTAGCCGACGGAAAATTCCTCTCGGCCAAAGACAAGCATGTAATCGTCATCGGTGGTGGCGATACGGGTGCCGACTGTATTGGCACCTCTTTGCGTCACGGTGCAAAGAGCATCGTTAATTTTGAACTCTTGGACACGCCTCCCGCCGAGCGGGCTCCAAACAATCCCTGGCCCCAATGGCCGCGCGTCTATCGAGTCGACTACTCCCACGCAGAGACAAAGGCGCGCCTGGGAGCAGACCCTCGGCAGTTCAATGTGCTTACCAAAGAATTTATCGACGACGGCAACGGTCGCATCAGTGGTGTGAAGACTGTCACCGTGGATTGGTCGAAGCCCGGCGATAAGGCCCCGTTCAGCGAAGTCCCCGGCAGCGAGAAAGTTTGGCCCGCCGACTTGGTATTCTTGGCAACCGGATTCGTCGGCCCTGAACTTGAGGTCGGCGAAATGTTGGGACTCGAAACACAGAACCCACGAGGCAACTGGCAGACATTCGCCGCCGAGCATGGTGCTTTTGCCACGAACCTAGAAAAAGTATTCGCTGCCGGCGACTGTCGACGCGGCCAAAGCCTCGTTGTATGGGCAATCAATGAAGGCCGCGGCGCAGCCCGCGCGATCGACGAATTCCTTCGGGGTAGCACCGTGCTATCCGCCCCGGGGCTCAACTTGCCACAGCAAGTGGTGTAG
- a CDS encoding GxxExxY protein: MHENPISKEIVDAAYRIHTTLGPGLLESVYERVLAYEIEIRGLSLKRQVPVLVEYDGRCFEEGYRLDLLVEEKVIVEIKSIEKIENVHKKQLLTYLRLSNKKLGLLINFNEELIRNGITRIVNGLE; the protein is encoded by the coding sequence ATGCATGAGAACCCGATTTCTAAGGAGATTGTAGACGCCGCGTATCGGATTCATACCACCCTTGGTCCGGGGCTCCTTGAGTCAGTTTATGAAAGAGTATTGGCATATGAGATCGAGATACGTGGTCTTTCACTCAAACGACAGGTACCAGTATTAGTAGAGTATGACGGTAGATGCTTCGAAGAAGGCTACCGATTGGATTTGTTGGTGGAAGAGAAAGTTATCGTTGAGATCAAGTCGATTGAGAAAATAGAGAACGTTCACAAGAAACAACTCCTAACCTACCTTCGGCTATCGAATAAAAAGCTGGGGCTACTTATCAACTTCAACGAAGAATTGATACGGAATGGAATCACTCGGATTGTGAATGGACTCGAATAG